From a single Paraburkholderia sp. D15 genomic region:
- a CDS encoding DeoR/GlpR family DNA-binding transcription regulator, translating to MTRDPRLTLNARQQELLEWVQRDGFVTVDDLAAHFDVTPQTIRRDVNWLADMNLLRRYHGGASLPTSSENVSYTARQRMFHEEKRRIATLVATHIPDQASLFINLGTTTEEVARALNRHRGLRVITNNLNVASMMSGYPDCEVLVTGGIVRPWDKGIVGELAIDFIRQFKVDFAIIGTSAIETDGTLRDFDTREVRVAEAIIQHARTVFLAADNSKFGRPALVRQGHLDQIDALFTDAPPPAEMTETLAAANCQVYVAG from the coding sequence ATGACCCGAGACCCCCGCCTGACTCTCAACGCCCGGCAACAGGAACTGCTGGAGTGGGTGCAACGCGACGGCTTCGTGACCGTGGACGACCTCGCGGCACACTTCGACGTGACGCCGCAGACGATCCGCCGCGACGTCAACTGGCTCGCCGATATGAACCTGCTGCGCCGCTATCACGGCGGCGCGAGTCTGCCGACCAGTTCCGAGAACGTCTCGTACACCGCGCGCCAGCGCATGTTCCACGAAGAGAAACGGCGCATCGCGACGTTAGTCGCCACGCACATTCCCGATCAGGCTTCGCTGTTCATCAACCTCGGCACCACCACCGAGGAAGTCGCCCGCGCGCTCAACCGGCATCGCGGCCTGCGCGTGATCACCAATAATCTGAACGTCGCCAGCATGATGAGCGGCTATCCGGATTGCGAGGTGCTGGTGACGGGCGGCATCGTACGGCCGTGGGACAAGGGCATCGTCGGCGAACTGGCGATCGATTTCATTCGCCAGTTCAAGGTGGACTTCGCGATCATCGGCACATCGGCGATCGAAACGGACGGCACGCTGCGCGACTTCGACACGCGCGAGGTGCGCGTGGCCGAGGCGATCATCCAGCACGCGCGCACCGTGTTCCTCGCCGCCGACAACTCGAAGTTCGGCCGCCCGGCGCTGGTCCGTCAAGGGCACCTCGATCAGATCGACGCCCTCTTCACCGACGCCCCGCCGCCGGCCGAGATGACGGAGACGCTGGCCGCGGCCAATTGTCAGGTGTACGTCGCCGGGTAG
- a CDS encoding TetR/AcrR family transcriptional regulator, translating into MPKTLSPDDIRQFREAMRRVAEDAFATRGAQGVTMRELAKELGCSAMTPYRYFRDKDEILAMVRAAAFNRFAARIEAAAQHPADHTRLAVSDAYVEFALDEPHAYRLMFDFAQPAGGYAELDAASQRAWQMLSEHFRQLVEARLLEGDPHLIGYAYWASLHGFTMLALANQLPLPEAQQPAGHGGPTREAILAQIRMMLWRGAQPRRAEES; encoded by the coding sequence ATGCCCAAAACGCTTTCCCCCGACGACATCCGGCAATTCCGCGAAGCCATGCGACGCGTGGCCGAGGACGCGTTCGCGACGCGCGGCGCGCAGGGCGTGACCATGCGTGAACTGGCGAAGGAATTGGGATGCAGCGCGATGACGCCCTACCGCTACTTCCGCGACAAGGACGAGATCCTCGCGATGGTCCGCGCGGCGGCGTTCAATCGCTTCGCGGCGCGCATCGAAGCTGCCGCGCAGCACCCGGCGGACCACACCCGGCTCGCGGTCAGCGATGCCTACGTCGAATTCGCGCTCGACGAACCGCATGCGTATCGTCTGATGTTCGATTTCGCGCAACCGGCGGGCGGCTATGCGGAACTCGACGCCGCGTCGCAGCGCGCGTGGCAAATGCTGAGCGAGCATTTCCGGCAACTGGTCGAGGCGCGGTTGCTGGAAGGCGATCCGCATCTGATCGGCTACGCGTACTGGGCAAGCCTGCACGGATTCACGATGCTGGCGCTCGCCAACCAGTTGCCATTGCCCGAGGCGCAGCAGCCGGCCGGTCATGGCGGGCCGACGAGGGAAGCGATCCTCGCGCAGATCCGCATGATGCTGTGGCGCGGCGCGCAACCGCGGCGCGCCGAAGAGTCATGA
- the glpD gene encoding glycerol-3-phosphate dehydrogenase, which translates to MTQGSRYDLLVVGGGINGAGIARDAAGRGLSVLLCEQDDLAAHTSSASTKLIHGGLRYLEYYEFGLVRKALQERETLLRAAPHIMWPLRFVMPHMPDLRPAWMIRAGLFLYDHLAKREMLPGSRGIVMRNHPAGAPLVDSIKRGFVYSDGWVNDARLVVLNALDAQERGATILTRTRLQSAVRAGGEWRAQLKRGDGTLLDVRAASIANAAGPWVGELLHGALGREATHSVRLVKGSHIVTRRLFDHDHAYIFQNPDKRIIFAIPYEHDFTLIGTTDIEYGGDPSQVAITADETQYLCDSINRYFKQKISPADVRWTYSGVRPLLEEEGADNPSAVTRDYSLELDAPSGEAPLLSVFGGKITTFRKLAEEAVDKLTQALRKSAPSWTAGAALPGGDMPNANFERFLSEFRQQYPWLAADLAHRLARAYGTRVRQVVGQARCVADLGRAFAPGLYEAELTYLRDTEWARSAQDVLWRRSKLGLHVEPGTLDSITQEIDGWFAREPSKQSA; encoded by the coding sequence GTGACGCAAGGCTCGAGATACGATTTGCTCGTCGTCGGCGGCGGGATCAACGGCGCAGGCATCGCTCGCGATGCGGCAGGCCGCGGCCTGTCCGTCCTGCTGTGCGAACAGGACGACCTCGCGGCGCATACGTCGTCGGCGAGTACCAAGCTGATCCACGGCGGTCTGCGCTACCTCGAGTACTACGAGTTCGGGCTGGTGCGCAAAGCGCTTCAGGAGCGCGAAACGTTGCTGCGCGCCGCCCCGCATATCATGTGGCCGCTGCGCTTCGTGATGCCGCACATGCCCGATCTGCGTCCGGCGTGGATGATCCGCGCGGGGCTATTCCTGTACGACCATCTGGCGAAACGCGAAATGCTGCCGGGTTCGCGCGGCATCGTGATGCGCAACCATCCGGCGGGCGCGCCGCTGGTCGATTCGATCAAGCGCGGCTTCGTCTATTCGGACGGCTGGGTCAACGACGCGCGTCTGGTCGTGCTGAATGCGCTCGATGCGCAGGAGCGCGGCGCGACCATCCTCACGCGCACCCGGCTGCAAAGCGCGGTGCGCGCCGGCGGCGAATGGCGCGCGCAACTCAAGCGCGGCGACGGCACGCTGCTCGACGTGCGGGCCGCCTCGATCGCGAACGCCGCCGGTCCGTGGGTCGGCGAACTGCTGCACGGCGCCCTCGGACGCGAAGCGACGCACAGCGTGCGGCTCGTGAAAGGCAGCCACATCGTCACGCGGCGCCTGTTCGATCACGATCACGCGTACATCTTCCAGAATCCGGACAAGCGGATCATCTTCGCGATTCCGTACGAACACGACTTCACGCTGATCGGCACGACCGACATCGAATACGGCGGCGATCCGTCGCAAGTCGCGATCACCGCCGACGAAACGCAGTACCTGTGCGACTCGATCAACCGCTATTTCAAGCAGAAGATCTCGCCTGCCGACGTGCGCTGGACCTACTCGGGCGTGCGTCCGCTGCTGGAGGAAGAAGGCGCGGACAACCCGTCGGCGGTGACGCGCGACTACTCGCTCGAACTCGACGCGCCGTCCGGCGAAGCGCCGCTGCTGTCGGTGTTCGGCGGCAAGATCACCACGTTCCGCAAGCTCGCGGAAGAAGCCGTCGACAAGCTCACGCAGGCGCTGCGCAAAAGCGCGCCGTCGTGGACTGCCGGCGCGGCGCTGCCCGGCGGCGACATGCCGAACGCGAACTTCGAACGCTTCCTCAGCGAATTCCGTCAGCAATATCCGTGGCTCGCGGCCGATCTCGCGCATCGCCTCGCCCGTGCCTACGGCACGCGCGTGCGCCAGGTGGTCGGCCAGGCGCGCTGCGTCGCGGACCTCGGCCGCGCATTCGCGCCGGGTCTCTACGAAGCCGAACTGACTTATCTGCGCGATACCGAATGGGCGCGCAGCGCGCAGGACGTGCTGTGGCGCCGCTCGAAACTCGGCCTGCACGTCGAACCCGGCACGCTCGACTCGATCACGCAGGAAATCGACGGCTGGTTCGCAAGAGAACCGTCGAAGCAAAGCGCCTAG